The genomic interval GAAAATGCAGGGGAATTAACGTCGAGTTAGCACCTCCATGCAGCTCAGTTACAGGCCCATTCAAGTGTGGGTTGCAAATAGCTCTGTGTCTAAAGGTCAGCCGGGGTAAGGAGGGTAGGGTCTTTGGATCTCTCGGTCAACTGGAGTTTTTTTCTGAGACTGGAAAGGACTTGTCTTATTCATCTTGGTGGCACTCTGTTTTGCAGGATTGGTATTCAGGCTTGTGCCCTGTTACACCTCAGCCATTGGGCTAACACTCCAGGGCTGTTAGAATTTTAACCGTTGGCTGtgaaagccatcaccccattgagaccctgtttgaataattattacCCACCTGGCATGGAAAAGGCTATGAAGGTCAACTTAAATCCTGTGTAATGTACAGTATCATTTGACACGAAGCGAAGATAGCCCGTCGATTTAGAAAAAAAGCCGGTAAAAAATCCAGCTGTCCAGTCGACGTTGAGGATATATCCTTGTAAATAGTTGTAACTATATCGTCCACATAATTTAGTCTGCTGGTGCAAATAGCTGTAGGAAGTTCCTCTTTGAAAATAATCGCACTTACAATCAGAGCACCTTTCTATATCAATCCTGGGAAAAATATCACAAGCCGATATAACTGGTTTTCAGTTCTTACCAACGCTAAGGACAAAGTGAAGTTTAATCTACTGGAGAAGTTAAATTACTATgaatatatttacatttttatcccTTGTCTGACTATGTTGAGCCTTAAAAGTCCCATTACAGGATTGATTGATTATTAATATAattgaaatgaataaagaacaatttggtctgaaatcatacgagtgattcgAAAATCGAACGGGCGCACAgcacaagtatgatttcagaccaaaattgtaCGACACAGTGTTCAATCATCACCTCattaaaactgttttgaaaacgCAAAATTCAGTCGCTAAACCACATGATTTTTTTAGTTGATCTGCGCAAATACTTCATTAATCCACTACTGAGCTGGTTcataaaaatttgcaaaagttgtctttcattttcctgaaatttgattggttacttgaaagaagccttgaaatctgattggttgttttgttttagtaaagctatctcattggctgggaaaaagatgcgtATAAGAGTAAAAAGGGTGCAATTCGTGATGTAATGAAATGAAATCGAAATGAAGTGTGAGCTTCAAAGTTTGCATATTACTGACGAGTATTATACATGGAAAACTGACCTGGAAAAGTGATAACGAATGCCAGCATAAGTGTCGGGAACCGTAATGCTCCAACATTTGGTCTCGTTCTTACCATAACTACCTGACTCAGGATATACAAGCTCACCACTGGAAGCTGTGATGTTCGGTATGCCATTGGGACAATCTATTGTGAAGACAAAGAGTTAgtttaaatattgatttcaCTTGTCACCCAAATTGAGAGAACCCAGGGAGATTGTCCTGATGCGAGAGAGTCACTCGAAGTCTCTAGTGGAGTGGCAAGTTGTTAACTTCCCCGATACATTTAAATCTGAATAACTCGAACCCTTACGGACTCGTAGCTGGTGCGAAATAGAGCTGGAGCGCGCTTAATTCCCTCAGCAGAGCCTCATACCTAAGGAAATCATTACCTGGTAGCTTTTCAAGCGAataagggtaagtttctaaagagactgtggtgctgctttggtgagagagtataacagggtaatttagtattaccaactgagttgataacgcaGATTGGCGATCTGAGAGTAGGTATTAAGGTTGTAGTCGATGTCTTTCTGCTATTAATAACAATCATTAAAAAACTTTCGTGGGGTTGAAGAACTGTACGTTGATATTGCAATCAACAACAAGAATATTATAAACTGAATACACCTACAAAGAATTTGCATTTTGATACCGAAACAGTTCGGGTTTCAAACTTACTTGAATCGCATTGTCCTCTTTCAAAGAATAgtaataaaactgaaacaagaaaaagttcATTAGACATTGGACTGAAAAAAGATGCAAGAGATGGCCATATAGATTGCTCtttatctgtattttttcaTATAACACAGCAAGAACCTAGGCCAAAAGCAATGGAGAACAATGggacattattttctcttgtctAGAAGAGATTGGGACAAGATAGGGTTTTAAtcgcaaaagagaaaaataaccggagataaaataaaacacaagACAAAATACAAATGAATTCGAAACTAAAATTTGCTTCCTCAAATGAAGGCAAGTTACTACATAACCATTTTCATCAGGTGCAGCGCATGAGAAGCTCGGCGTCTGCAAAACAATCGCTCTGAGGCCATAATTTCTCTGCTGCGCTGTTTCTGGATGTTTCTAGGCATTTCTTTCTCTTATTGATTTCATTAGTGAATGGACCTCCGCTTCACTAGATTTTTACGGTTTATTAGGACTTAAAAAAGACCCAGCTGAAATAAGCCAAAATGATTTAATTCACTTCAAATACGGCCAGGTTAACGAAAGTACTCGGACTCCTTGCCAAGGTTGCGCAGGATTTACGCGGTTTTGAATGGGGTTTACGAAGGCCCTGTCAAGTCCATAAGCGAGCTGTTAGATCCTTATCACAATGTCACAAAGATTTACAGGCTAAAAGacataaaggaaatgaaaatcaaaagaaattaacttgAAAGCGGGAAAAATGATACTGGTGTGTCGCTCTCTGGGAAATTAGGATGTTTTGATACATGAGGGATGAACAACTTACCAATAACAGAAGCAGCTGTAATGAGTTGGTTGGATTTAAACACTCCCATTCTTCCACACGGTAAATTTCTTTTAGTCTATAACAGTAAAATATCAGGATTCACTGAGTAGAGTATGGTACAAAGGCCAGCGTGGTTGGTAAAGTAACAGTGACCTTATCCAAATTTGTTTCACATATTGACCGCAGTTTTCCTTTGTCTATAGCcgaggggggcattgggattttcggttgctgttttggcaattttttagatcggttttcCGGTTTTTGTGCCAATCAACCtcggttttcggttttggtgttcattgcggtttgcggatttCTCGTTTTTCAGCAttcggttttcggttttcgcgaaaaataGTGACAGGTTTTTGGGATTTGATATCcgatgcggttttcggtttttcctatCTGACAgcaggcagcccaagctccagctgagagatgatcatcttactaaataacagtcatggcgaaaataaaagagtttgtatgggaatatttacgaccactttcaggaataaaaatataagtcaaattctcaaaaagaaaatacctcaccttacttccacagtacgttgcttgttatctgaccgcttactacgtTGAAGGGAACCCATTTAAGCGAGTTATCTATTTCAAGGGTTTCTACGTAAATAAGAAAAGGGCTTTCCTTATGTACGTGcaacagagaaacaaaaaacagtGGACGAACGGACCGCATAGCCATCGAAATCGATCATCAGTTAGCCCTGGAGCTACAAGACATAGGAAATGGAAAAGGCAGACTGCAAAGTAAGCAAACATGTCTACAATTGTCGTCTTTATTAATTAAGTTGTACTGAATAACACGGGGCTTATAACTGGTTAGTTCCATGTATAAATGTCAATTCCCCACAGTAAGTAATATAaggaataatttcaaaatgcTTCCTCGATATCTTAGTAAGAAACGGTAACTACAAAATGGTAAAACTCTGAATGGAGTTCACCGATGaattgttgttttccttttagttgTTGTTTATCCAATCAAAATATCGTTTGGGAAAAATGTCCCACAATCGCGATAACGGCTGCAGACTCGAGCTCTAGCTCCACTACCACATCAACGGAAGTTGAAACAACGAATCAGCAATCAAAAGTAAACTAAAACGAGAGAAAGTATGTCATTAAagaggaggaaaaagaaaacctgaACAAAGGTAGTCTGATCCTTATTAACCGCCTACAATATGTCACAGAATTAAGTAAAAGGGAATCAGACAATTTAAGTAATTAATCTGAGGTCCGTGAAGATTGATCTACTGGAGAAGATAAATTACTTTGATATTAACAATGTTTGTATCCCTTGTCTGACTGCTAATGGGCTTTAAAAGTCTCGTAACAGGATTGATTGAATACTGATATAATTGAGATGAATAAAGTGCAGTTTGATCTCAAGTCATACGCGTGATCGAACGGGTGCGCAGcgggagtttttattttttttcctctcgtccTCTTTTTCTGATTTGGTATAGtaatcagaaaggaaagaaacccACGCTGGCCATgcagctttaaaaaaaatgacgtGGCTCGagtatttttcaaatattctttcgTCAAGATAGTTAACACTGCCCTAGCTCTTTTTAAGAGCATGCAAGGTACGAGGTTGGAGGTGCACTATCTCAAACATTCGCTTAATTCCGCCGGCAATCATGTTTAAATCCTCTGGGGAGCTAGTGCCATATTTCACAGGGTTTTAAGGTTCTTTTTAAAGTTGTTACGGATTGACTTTGTGATTTTGTTCGCCTTTGCTTTTAGATGTCCATTTAGATGATGATTGACAGCAGCATTGGATGAAATCGAAAATGAAATGTGAGCCTCAGAGTTTGCATGTTACTGACGAACGTAAAACATGGAAAACTTACCTGGAAAAACGATATCGAATGCCATAATAAGTTTCGGGAACCGAAATTCTCCAGCATTTGGTCTCATTCTTACCATAAGTACCTGGCTCAGGATATTCAAGCTCACCACTGGAAGCTGTGATGTTCGTTATGCCACTGGGACAAATTATTATGAAGACGAAGAGTAAGTTTAAATGTTGACTTTATTTCTCATCCAAAATTGAGAGAGCCCATGGGAGATTATCCTGATACGAGGGAGTCACTCGAACTCTTCAGTGGAGTGGCAAGTTGCTAACTTCCCCGAAAAGTAGATTGTTTTTATCACTAATTCATTTGAATCTGAATAACTCGAGCCCTTACTGACTCATAGCTGATGCGAAATAGAGCTGGAGCGCACTGAATTCCTTCAGCAGAGCCTTATATCGAAGTAAAATCTGTTTGCTTTTCAAGCGAATAAAATTTGGGTTTTGAAGTCATGATCAAATAGTCCGTTCCGTCTGTCCATACCTCCATACGAGAAATTACTTTCAGACTGGACGGTAAGTCGCATTTCAAGCACAAGTCAGGAAATTATATCCTGGTTAGGGAATAAGAAACCGAAAAAGGAAATACAGAAGCACGGAACAAGAGAAATCCCACACAAGCCAA from Pocillopora verrucosa isolate sample1 chromosome 14, ASM3666991v2, whole genome shotgun sequence carries:
- the LOC131774722 gene encoding tolloid-like protein 2, with the translated sequence MGVFKSNQLITAASVIVLLLFFERGQCDSNCPNGIPNITASSGELVYPESGSYGKNETKCWSITVPDTYAGIRYHFSRIDIERCSDCKCDYFQRGTSYSYLHQQTKLCGRYSYNYLQGYILNVDWTAGFFTGFFSKSTGYLRFVSNDTVHYTGFKLTFIAFSMPGGNINYLNATEGETIDFGSPKVDVENYPSNYAEQWILIVPEGMQVQIDFDIFELEDSEDCKNDYVEFREASIMVGDPKTISGAYGPILTGRLCGNAKPKSILSQGNMVWVQFISDRNSTTVYKGLKASFKAEQGSGLPVSRPMMLLHFSALIMHVSKNNLF